Sequence from the Fodinibius salicampi genome:
TTTGTCCCATATACCAGTGATCGCAAATGCTTTGCCCGCCTTTTAAACCAAAACAACTTCGGATAATGCCACCAACGAAGCCTTCCATCCGTTTCCCTGGAAACTTCATTCAGATCGGGTACACATACCACAAATGATGCGGGTTCACCATCTACAAAAGCTAACAGCATACTTTCAGGTATTAAAACTGGTTTTAACTTCTCAACCATCTCCTCTACAGTTTCCTGCGTTAACTCGGTAAACTCTTCTTCTCGCTCATTAATATCCTGTTCACACCAGGCTTCATTATATATTTCCCGAATATATTCGGCATCCCTATAGATGTTTTTCTTATCAATAGGACGCAAGGAAACGCCGGGGCGACTTTCAATACGATCAGTTATTTTCCGCATCCGCTCCGGAATGGGATCATCAAAACTGCGTTTATAACTCCAGTGGTCGTCCAGCTTTTCGGCTCCTGTTTTTTCTATAAGATCTTTATAGTACGGCGGATGGTAAAACATGCCGTAGATGGGAGGTTCCTCATAGTTTTCTACCAATAATCCCCAATAGGTATCATTCTCCCCAAAATTTATAGGCCCACGCATTGCATTATATCCGCGCTTTCGATGCCACTCTTGGGCAAAAAGAATAATTTCATGTGCCAGTCCTGCATCATTCTCCATTTCTATAAATCCGAACCCACCCATTGTCGGCTCCAGCACCTTATCACGTTCAGGCGTATTCATTACTGCAAAACGTGCAACCACCTGTTCCCCATTTTTAACTAGAAAACGCTCACACTCTCCCTTAGAAAAAAAATCATTCTGGTCCGGATCAAAAATATTTTCGATCTCGAACCGAAAAGGAGGTGCCCAATTGGGAAACCCCTCATAAATGCGGAACGGAAGTTCATGAAATGCTTCTATCTGTTGCGCGCTTTCTACTTTTAGAAAATCGTAAGTCATAAACCTTTTAAAATTGAAGTAAAGAATATCAGGAGAATCTTCCGTAACTTAAGGTAGAATTACTTTAGAATTTCACCTACAATTATTCGGCAAAATGCCAACTAAATATCTGTACCTAGCTTGAAGGAACAAAAGAAAAAAGTGATCGTCGTTTTTCTGCTGTTAATTTCTTGTATTATTAGCGGATACCTGTTTATTACTGTTGAAACTTCAACTAAATCGCTTCGTTCATTTTCCCAAGCCGATTCCCTTATCCAAAATGAGTTCACAAACTTTAGCATAAATAACAGCCAGATCCGGCAGTACTCCGCACAAGCAGGCTCCTCCTTCAGTCGAAAAATATATCAAGCACGTCTTCCTGAAGAACAATCCAAGACACAATTTCATGCTGATTTAAATCGTACATTTTATCCATATGATATTGCAACCCCTGGAAAGGTTAATATAGCAGATGAAATCGTGCAAATCCATCTGCTTTATGAGGATATAATTTTCAGAACTATTAAGTTAGAAACCGATTCTGATCTCACTCTTCAACAAAATAAAGTCAGTATTATCTTGGCTTTTAATGCCATACCCAGCAGTAATATTTTAAGCCAATTGACGAGCTTGGGAGAACCTATCCCAATTTTATTGTCCATTGAGCATCCCATGCAGGCAAAAGAATTTCAGGAACAACTTTCAGGTCAATATAATCGCCTTATCTTTCGATTGTATAATGAGTACAATGAAGACCTTATACAAACCAATCCTTCTATAGCCCGGCGACGTGTTAATCAATTTGAAGAAATTTTACCCAATGCTCATTTACTTCTCAATGCAAACAGTAATAATAGCCAGAATATCATTGAGCAATCGGACCTGTCCTTTATAGAAGCACAGAGTGCCCTGCAGCTTCATCACAATCTTGGTAAAGCTGTTTTCCTGGATGAACTTAACAAATTAAAACCTGGCGCAGCCCACTCTCTGGCAATTATCAACGGAAATGCAACAACCCTGGGTTGGCTGGAAGAAAAACTACCTGAACTTAAACGCTCCGGAGTACAGATAGTACCTCCCGATCAAAGAGGTTTTTAACATGCTTGAACACTTAGATACTGATCGCTGGTTCAACAAACTGGAATTAAAAGAATTTCCCGAACCCAAAATCGTACATTTACGGCATCCTGTACTTCTTTGCCACGGCTATGGTGCCATTGCCTCGCTGGTAAAACCTTCCCCCCTTTATGATGTAGCGATGCTAATGCGTTCTCACAACGTGCTCGCTTATGCTCCTAACATTGTACCTTATGCCAAAATAGAAGTGCGGGCACGGCGTTGGGTGAAATTAATTAATAGCTTAACTGCCGAAAATGGCTATAACAAAATAAATATTATAGCTCACAGTATGGGTGGTTTAGACATCCGATATGCTCTCTCCGAGCTGAATATCGCTCGAAAGGTGGCATCCGTTACTACTATTTCCACTCCTCACCATGGAACTTCTCTTGCAGAGCTTACGCTTAGAACTCCTGATGCCATTCGCGATAAACTCGCTGACTTTTTGGACTGGATGGGCGACCGTATATATCCGAAAACAAAAAGTGATTCCGTAGGATCAGCCGAACAGCTAACGCGCCGTTATATAACAAAAGAATTTAATAACCGGATTACGGATGTGCCGGGTATTCCCTATTATTCCTATAGTGCAGCCGTCGGTAAGGGGACCGATATCCCCATTAAAGTAATCAGTCGTTTTCAAAACAATCATATCTTCGAAAAAGAAGGACTAAATGATGGCATGGTGTCTGTAAAAAGCGCCCGATGGGGACAGCATATCAAAACGCTTCACCTCTCTCATCTCGAACAGATGCACTTACGGGTAAAAGACGACCGAGAACCCATTTTCCTGGAATTTTGGCAAGAAGTCATTGAAATGCTTGAAGAACAAGGACACTAAAATGATCAGCAACAAAGGCTTTTGAAATTGCTCCCCAAATATTTTTTTTATGAACTACATTCCACCCTTCCTCCGGGTCTTCTATTAAGTAAAGATTAAATATCAGTTCAGACGAAGAGGTATATTCTATAGCTTTAATCTCCCAGCATGTTGCCTGAGGATCTTCCAATTGCCTAGAGTTTATATTCGCACAATTACTATCTGCCGTGATCTCAGGTTGTCCAAATATAATGGTTATAAAAGAATGTAGCCCTATATTTTTACAATGTGAAGGTATTTTTATTTCAATGGAATCATCCCGACCCGGCGGTGGCCTCAGTCCTCCATAGTTAGAACATTTTTGGTCTTCTATAACATTTGCTATGGTTAGATTATGGTTCTTTATAATCTGGCGCCGCAGATTCAGTTGTTTTTTTGATGCATAAAGATCCTTAGCTTCTAATTTACCTACGAATGAATATGCTGTATCTATGCTGCGTGGATCAATCCGTAAGGATGACTTTAACTTTTTAGGATCAGTCTGTGTAAGACCATTTGTTTTACCATATTCAACTAAAGTAGCATAAAGAGTACTGTCCCTATGTATATCATTTTTAAAATCTGTGTTAGATAATCTCTTATTGACACAACTTAACTGAACCAAAAGCATACATCCCAATAAAGATATATATATAACAAATTTAATGTTCATAATAATAGGCAATCTAAACTCTTAAATTTGTAATTAAAGCCCAGAACATTCTATAGCATGTAAAGTTATCAATTCGGATTCTTGTCCATTAGGTAGAATTATATGGTTTTTACCCATTGCGTGTTCAATTTCATGAACTAATCCATATTCAAGATTAACTTTGATTTCAGATCCATCCACATCTGTCATCTTAACGGTATTATCTCCATAATAATTGAGCCACAATTCGTCTAACAGAACCCCCATACTCGGATGACCTCTTCCTCCAAAAGAAAAATTACCGCCCGGATAATAGCGCAGCCCATATTCATTTAACAGTTGTTTTCCCTTTTGGGCAATTGCAGCACAGTCTGATCCCCGTTGTTCAATATTATCCAAAGCATTATTTGTCTTGCTTAAATATTCTCCCCCGGGAACAGATGACATGCACCAAGCTTCTTCCCAATCTTTAAGGTCAGAGTTATTACAATTGATATCGGTAGTATCGGGGTCTATGTCTGTTAGATAATCATCATCCAAGGATAACGTATTTAAATTTATCAGCTTATCCGTCACTTCCATTTCAAAGCATCCATGGACGGGATCCCCGCACGGGGCGCCTCCATCGCCTGAGCTACCTCCACCTGAACCTCCACCACCTCCGCCAGTGGAGCCTCCATCACCTCCGGATCCACCTGAGGAACACACCCTGCTCGTGGTACTACCACTGCAGGTGCGGCCGGTGTATTCTCGCTACCCATCGCTATAAACTCTGTACCAGTCGGTACAATGATGCGTGGTAACCGTAACGCACACCAGTTGCATTTCATCCGTATCCGTTTTTCCTCTGGTATTATCCCACATTTCAAACTCATCTTTTGTT
This genomic interval carries:
- a CDS encoding alpha/beta hydrolase, which gives rise to MLEHLDTDRWFNKLELKEFPEPKIVHLRHPVLLCHGYGAIASLVKPSPLYDVAMLMRSHNVLAYAPNIVPYAKIEVRARRWVKLINSLTAENGYNKINIIAHSMGGLDIRYALSELNIARKVASVTTISTPHHGTSLAELTLRTPDAIRDKLADFLDWMGDRIYPKTKSDSVGSAEQLTRRYITKEFNNRITDVPGIPYYSYSAAVGKGTDIPIKVISRFQNNHIFEKEGLNDGMVSVKSARWGQHIKTLHLSHLEQMHLRVKDDREPIFLEFWQEVIEMLEEQGH